A window from Acidithiobacillus sp. encodes these proteins:
- a CDS encoding magnesium transporter CorA family protein — protein sequence MDVSLPADPHHIPASSSALVNEGGWQHLTAPRLADWERAGQLADDWDFAQDILDPDERSWLRRDGERVFITLQFPVKGNDADADSWEQRPLGIILQGTRISTVLARDFAPLSPFFEQMEHLSSPPESVEILAAILKILAQSYEDALHQLNAAIHDNEQQLDWTQSNGDFFTLLEISKSLTRFEVALVGNIATAFKISRLPEIRDDLPATQQIDTALLELQVAHERARVYAGTSTSMMDAYAGMVQNNINHGLKVVTVLAMIFYVPSLLATLYGVNTTLPFQKTGWIFWVVLSLGASISTGLALIFRRKGWI from the coding sequence ATGGATGTGTCCCTGCCAGCAGATCCGCACCATATCCCCGCATCAAGCTCCGCGCTGGTGAACGAGGGCGGCTGGCAACATCTCACGGCGCCGCGCTTAGCGGATTGGGAACGGGCGGGACAGTTGGCAGACGACTGGGATTTTGCCCAGGACATTCTCGATCCCGATGAACGCTCCTGGCTGCGCCGCGATGGCGAACGCGTCTTCATCACCTTGCAATTCCCGGTAAAAGGCAATGACGCGGATGCCGATAGTTGGGAACAGCGGCCCCTGGGCATTATCCTGCAAGGGACCCGGATTTCCACGGTGCTGGCCCGGGATTTTGCGCCATTATCGCCTTTTTTTGAGCAAATGGAGCATCTTTCCAGCCCACCGGAAAGTGTCGAAATTCTCGCCGCCATCCTCAAGATTCTGGCGCAGAGCTACGAAGATGCCCTGCACCAACTCAATGCCGCCATCCACGATAACGAACAGCAACTGGACTGGACCCAGAGCAATGGCGACTTTTTCACCCTGTTGGAGATCAGCAAAAGCCTGACCCGCTTTGAGGTGGCGCTGGTCGGCAATATTGCGACGGCCTTCAAGATTTCCCGTTTGCCGGAAATCCGCGACGACCTGCCGGCCACCCAGCAGATCGACACCGCTCTGCTGGAATTGCAGGTGGCCCATGAGCGGGCGCGGGTCTACGCCGGGACCAGCACGTCGATGATGGACGCCTACGCAGGCATGGTGCAGAACAACATCAATCATGGCCTGAAGGTGGTGACTGTGCTGGCCATGATCTTTTATGTGCCGAGCCTGCTGGCGACCCTCTACGGGGTAAATACGACCCTACCGTTTCAGAAGACCGGTTGGATTTTTTGGGTCGTGCTGAGTCTGGGAGCGAGCATTTCTACGGGACTGGCACTGATTTTCAGGCGGAAGGGCTGGATATGA
- a CDS encoding magnesium transporter CorA family protein encodes MLHWFNEKTDAELKVTADFQWPPTATWIQVVAPTAAELDFVAKHLQVPDYLFQDVSDEDERPRLEREGDIALIILKVPAPMRADAELRFRTLPVGLWLLPQQMVTASAQPLALWEELRGQRQRGKALHVRGLLAEIFQAIARDYLRALRIINAEIAATEKILRDSQNNREFFRLLALNKSLILFSSALKGNISVAQQTMRLPLLKQDEGDLEDIADALIDLQQARDMTEIYASTITNMMDAYVGVLQNNISNTLKIITAWTVVVAAPATVASIYGMNVPLPLQHWTYAWPVLMGGGFAVSGMLFLIFRKKDWI; translated from the coding sequence ATGCTGCATTGGTTTAATGAAAAGACGGATGCTGAACTGAAAGTCACCGCGGACTTCCAGTGGCCGCCGACCGCAACCTGGATTCAGGTGGTGGCGCCGACGGCTGCGGAGCTGGATTTTGTCGCCAAGCATTTGCAGGTGCCGGACTACCTCTTTCAGGACGTTTCCGATGAGGATGAGCGCCCGCGTCTGGAGCGGGAGGGGGATATCGCCCTGATCATTCTCAAGGTGCCCGCCCCCATGCGGGCAGATGCCGAATTGCGCTTCCGTACTCTGCCCGTGGGGCTCTGGCTCCTGCCCCAGCAGATGGTGACGGCCAGCGCCCAGCCCCTCGCCCTCTGGGAGGAGCTGCGCGGACAGCGCCAGCGCGGCAAGGCACTGCATGTGCGCGGGCTATTGGCGGAGATTTTTCAGGCCATCGCTAGGGACTATCTGCGCGCCCTGCGCATCATCAATGCCGAAATTGCCGCCACCGAGAAAATCCTCCGCGACTCCCAGAATAACCGGGAGTTTTTCCGCCTGCTGGCCCTCAACAAGAGCCTTATCCTCTTTTCTTCCGCACTCAAAGGTAATATTTCCGTCGCGCAGCAGACCATGCGGCTGCCGCTGCTCAAGCAGGACGAGGGCGATCTGGAAGACATCGCCGATGCCCTCATCGATCTTCAGCAGGCGCGGGACATGACCGAAATTTACGCCTCCACCATTACCAATATGATGGATGCCTACGTCGGCGTGCTGCAGAACAATATCAGCAACACCCTGAAAATCATCACGGCCTGGACCGTGGTCGTGGCGGCACCCGCGACGGTGGCGAGCATCTACGGAATGAACGTACCCCTGCCCCTGCAACATTGGACCTATGCGTGGCCCGTGCTTATGGGGGGCGGATTTGCGGTATCCGGGATGCTGTTCTTGATTTTTCGTAAGAAAGACTGGATCTGA